The Polaromonas sp. SP1 DNA window CGGCCGGGCACATCGAGCGTGACCTGCACCGAATCAAAGGCGTCATGGTCGTGGTCTTCTTCCTCGTCGTGGTGGGTCTTGCGCTGGTCGATCACGTCTTCCACCGCGCGCTCCAGGCCCAGCAGCACGCCGATGTCGATGCGGCCATGCTGCGCATGCACCAGCTTCACACCGGGTGCGGTTTCTAAACGAATGGCGGCTTCCACATCCGTCAACTGGACGGCGGTCAAACCGTCGGTCTTGTGCACCACCACCAGGTCGGCTGTGGCGAGCTGGTCTTCAAACAGCTCGTGAAGCGGCGAATCGTGGTCCAGGTTGTCGTCGGCGCGGCGTTGGGCGTCAACAGCGACCGGGTCGTCGGCAAAGTCGCCGGCCGCAACGGCAGGCGCGTCCACCACCGTCACCACCGCATCCACGGTGAAGGTGTTGCGCAGCGTGGGCCACTGGAAGGCCTGCACCAGCGGCTTGGGCAGGGCCAGGCCTGAGGTCTCGATGATGAGGTGGTCGATCTGGTCGCGGCGTGCGGCCAGCTTTTCCATCACCGGCGCAAACTCTTCCTGCACGGTGCAGCACAGGCAGCCGTTGGCCAGCTCATAGAGCTGTCCATTTTCTTCACCGTTCTCATCACAGCCAATGCCGCAGCCGCGCAGCAATTCTCCGTCGATGCCGAGTTCGCCGAACTCGTTGACGATGACGGCGATGCGGCGGCCCTGCGCATTGGCCAGCAGGTGGCGCAACAGCGTGGTCTTGCCGCTGCCCAGAAAACCGGTGACGATGGTGGCGGGAATTTTTCGGGTTTGCATAAGGGTGTCCTGGTTGGAAAAGTTAACGGGGCGGCAGCGCGCTCAGGCACTCCACCAGCATTTGCGCGGCCTCGCCCAGGCGCGGGCCGGGGCGCGACAGCAAATCCATGCGCTCGGTGTCCAGCAGGCACAGCTGCTGGCGGCGCACGGCGGGCAGCGCGCCCCAGCCTGGACGGTCTGCCACATTGGCCAAGGTGGCGCGCGGGCCGATGATGATGTCTGGCGGGCGGCGCAGCAGCAGCTCGGGGTTGATGCGGGGGAACAGGCCTAGCTCGCCGCTGACCACATTGACCAGTCCCAGCCTGGCGACCGTCTCGCCGATAAAACTTTTTTCACTGGCCGCAGACGACCCCGCCCCCACTTCGACATAGACGGTGCGCCCGCGCAAGGCAGCGGGCATTCGGGCGGCCGCTGCGTCCATTTCGGCATCCATGCGGGCGATCAGCTCTGCAGCACGGGCCGGCTCGCCCAGGGTGTCGCCCAGCTTGAGCAGCATGCGTTTCAAATCGGCATGCGTTCGGGCATCGAAGGTCATCACCGGCACGCCCAGGGCCTGAAGGCGTTCACCCGCACGGCTGCGCGGGCCCAGCAAAACCATATTGGGCCGCAGCGTGACGATGCGTTCGATCTGCGCGTCTTCCAGGCCACCCACCTTGGGCAAGATTTGCACCGAGCCGGGCCAGGTGGAATGGCGGTCGGTGCCGACGAGCTGGGCGCAGCGGCCCAGCGCGCACACGGCTTCGGTCAGGGACGGCGACATCGTGACGATGCGCGACACCGGCTGCACGCCCTGCGCCACCGCGAAGCTCGAAAACAAGCCCAGCGCCGCCATCGACGACACCGAAGGCAGCATGCGCAATGCAGTACGCGAGGCGACAAGCGTGGGAGTCATATCTCTAATCTTCGATGCCACGTTGGGCTGGCACGCCCGCTTTGAAATGGTGTTTGATGAGCGTCATCTCCGTCACCGTATCCGCCAGCTCCACCAGCTCATTCGGCGCATTGCGGCCGGTCAGCACCACATGCACATG harbors:
- the cobW gene encoding cobalamin biosynthesis protein CobW, coding for MQTRKIPATIVTGFLGSGKTTLLRHLLANAQGRRIAVIVNEFGELGIDGELLRGCGIGCDENGEENGQLYELANGCLCCTVQEEFAPVMEKLAARRDQIDHLIIETSGLALPKPLVQAFQWPTLRNTFTVDAVVTVVDAPAVAAGDFADDPVAVDAQRRADDNLDHDSPLHELFEDQLATADLVVVHKTDGLTAVQLTDVEAAIRLETAPGVKLVHAQHGRIDIGVLLGLERAVEDVIDQRKTHHDEEEDHDHDAFDSVQVTLDVPGRDALLAALRGVVERHEIYRAKGFVALPGVAMRLVVQGVGTRFDSYFDRPWRADEARQSRLVLIGSELDAAVLQAELSAALATPVTA
- a CDS encoding ABC transporter substrate-binding protein — encoded protein: MTPTLVASRTALRMLPSVSSMAALGLFSSFAVAQGVQPVSRIVTMSPSLTEAVCALGRCAQLVGTDRHSTWPGSVQILPKVGGLEDAQIERIVTLRPNMVLLGPRSRAGERLQALGVPVMTFDARTHADLKRMLLKLGDTLGEPARAAELIARMDAEMDAAAARMPAALRGRTVYVEVGAGSSAASEKSFIGETVARLGLVNVVSGELGLFPRINPELLLRRPPDIIIGPRATLANVADRPGWGALPAVRRQQLCLLDTERMDLLSRPGPRLGEAAQMLVECLSALPPR